The following are from one region of the Paenibacillus sabinae T27 genome:
- a CDS encoding GntR family transcriptional regulator, which produces MSRIPTFVTASEHVYSVLKQWVLSGELAPGEKIDQDAVAARLGVSKMPVRSALDKLAAQDLVLLHSHRGVTVTPLSAQHLEDIYLVRCNLEGLAVQLATEQLTPEDVTLLNGMIQKQEELAYQESLDTEAILAANREFHMFIYGLAQRPVLMSIIERLWEQSERYRRILLIQPGMVDGSLNEHRHLVELMTRKEAEEASRFLVEHNRKTQKVVLSVMQNNENSEER; this is translated from the coding sequence TTGAGTAGAATTCCAACCTTTGTCACCGCGTCGGAGCATGTATACTCCGTTCTCAAGCAGTGGGTGTTATCCGGCGAATTGGCTCCTGGTGAGAAAATCGACCAAGACGCCGTCGCCGCCCGCCTCGGGGTGAGCAAAATGCCGGTTCGCAGCGCTTTGGACAAGCTGGCGGCCCAGGATCTGGTGCTGCTGCATTCGCACAGGGGCGTAACGGTTACCCCGCTGTCGGCGCAGCATCTCGAAGATATTTATCTGGTGCGCTGCAATTTGGAAGGATTGGCTGTGCAGCTTGCGACTGAGCAGCTTACGCCGGAGGATGTCACTCTTCTTAACGGCATGATTCAGAAACAGGAGGAGCTTGCGTATCAAGAGAGTCTCGATACCGAAGCGATCCTGGCCGCCAACCGTGAGTTTCATATGTTCATTTACGGTCTCGCGCAGCGTCCGGTACTGATGTCGATCATTGAACGGCTATGGGAGCAGAGCGAGCGTTACCGCCGTATTCTTTTAATTCAGCCCGGAATGGTTGACGGTTCTCTTAACGAGCACCGCCATCTGGTGGAGCTGATGACCCGCAAGGAAGCGGAGGAAGCGAGCCGTTTCCTGGTTGAACACAATCGGAAGACCCAGAAAGTCGTACTAAGTGTCATGCAAAATAACGAGAACAGCGAGGAGAGGTAA
- a CDS encoding mandelate racemase/muconate lactonizing enzyme family protein, translating to MLISQIDVFRCDLPLSPPFTHSSSGTVTHLKEIYLRITADSGVSGWSEVRGNCEYVTGDTPERVAAVLTHTLGPALLGKPVMNRNRINAQLDRLINGNSAARAAVDIALLDLMGKELKVSVAEVLGGRMRDSIPSDATIAFGTPDEAEEEAARYLQAGFRTIKVRVGPDRAADLERVRRARAVIDSFGLGGEVLLCVDANQGWTPKQAALRLRELEALGVEWVEQPVPADDFSGLKQVRQQTRAAVVADESCRTCADVARIAAEGAADIVHLKLVKAGSVSNLLRMMAVAESFGIPYMLGQMDEGRLATAALLQIAAASRASHFEVWGFQRVRPEDDPASTLTVSNGAVSVPEGPGLGVTVDESRLTLIASLSADAI from the coding sequence ATGCTTATTTCCCAAATCGATGTATTCAGATGCGACCTTCCGCTCTCTCCGCCGTTCACTCATTCTTCTTCCGGAACCGTCACTCACCTGAAAGAAATCTACCTGCGGATTACGGCCGATTCCGGTGTCAGCGGCTGGAGCGAAGTTCGCGGCAACTGTGAATATGTCACCGGCGACACGCCCGAAAGGGTGGCCGCCGTTCTTACGCATACACTAGGCCCCGCACTGCTCGGAAAGCCCGTGATGAACAGAAATAGGATCAACGCCCAGCTCGACAGGCTGATTAACGGAAACAGCGCGGCCCGCGCCGCCGTGGATATTGCCCTGCTTGATCTTATGGGCAAGGAGTTGAAAGTGTCTGTCGCCGAGGTTTTGGGAGGAAGGATGCGGGATTCCATCCCGAGCGACGCCACCATCGCCTTCGGCACGCCGGATGAAGCCGAAGAGGAAGCGGCCCGGTATTTGCAGGCCGGCTTCCGGACTATCAAGGTGAGAGTCGGCCCGGACCGGGCCGCTGATCTTGAACGGGTGCGGCGGGCCAGAGCCGTTATTGACTCGTTCGGGCTGGGCGGAGAAGTTCTTCTGTGTGTCGATGCCAATCAGGGGTGGACGCCCAAGCAAGCGGCCCTTCGCCTGAGGGAACTCGAAGCGCTCGGTGTAGAATGGGTGGAGCAGCCCGTGCCTGCTGACGACTTCTCCGGTCTGAAACAGGTCCGGCAGCAGACACGGGCCGCTGTCGTGGCCGACGAGAGCTGCCGCACGTGCGCAGATGTCGCCCGGATTGCCGCCGAGGGTGCGGCCGATATTGTTCACTTGAAGCTTGTAAAGGCGGGATCGGTATCCAATCTGCTGCGGATGATGGCGGTCGCCGAATCCTTCGGCATCCCGTATATGCTCGGGCAGATGGACGAGGGGCGGCTGGCTACCGCCGCTCTGCTGCAAATCGCGGCGGCATCGCGCGCCAGCCATTTTGAAGTATGGGGATTCCAGCGGGTCCGCCCCGAAGACGATCCCGCTAGTACGCTTACAGTATCGAACGGAGCCGTATCCGTTCCCGAAGGCCCCGGACTGGGAGTCACCGTCGATGAATCCCGCTTGACCCTGATTGCCAGCCTGTCCGCAGACGCAATATAA
- a CDS encoding ABC transporter substrate-binding protein has protein sequence MMKNTKMLVCAMLVLVAAVLSACGTNSANGGQASSPAGSSKPQETAAAAPSFLVEKGFLTYGTAATFPPFEYMVNNEFTGFDIELGQAIAKEMGVEVKIQSMNFDGLIPALQGKRIDIINSAMYIKPEREEQVDFIPYMGLADSIVVKSGNPKGVKSMDDLSNLTVAVTRGAVEEINVREHNVKLKQAGKPEIKILALPTANDAVLATEQGRADAFLHSSPGAAYLQEEKPGVFEIAGSFGADTKIGIAVRKGDTETKTAIETALKKVVENGTYKQLMEKYHLPAEMSYFK, from the coding sequence ATGATGAAGAACACCAAGATGCTGGTTTGTGCAATGTTGGTATTGGTAGCTGCTGTATTGAGCGCATGTGGAACAAACAGCGCAAACGGAGGGCAGGCTTCGTCCCCGGCCGGAAGCAGCAAGCCGCAGGAAACCGCAGCCGCAGCTCCATCTTTTTTGGTTGAAAAAGGGTTCCTGACCTATGGCACGGCCGCTACGTTTCCTCCATTCGAGTACATGGTGAACAATGAATTCACCGGCTTCGACATTGAACTGGGACAAGCGATTGCCAAGGAAATGGGCGTAGAGGTCAAAATCCAGTCGATGAACTTCGACGGACTGATTCCGGCGCTGCAGGGCAAGCGGATCGACATCATCAATTCCGCCATGTATATCAAGCCCGAACGGGAAGAGCAAGTAGACTTCATTCCTTACATGGGACTGGCTGACTCCATCGTTGTGAAGAGCGGCAATCCGAAAGGCGTCAAAAGCATGGATGATCTGTCCAATCTCACGGTCGCCGTTACACGCGGTGCTGTCGAGGAAATCAACGTTCGCGAACATAACGTTAAGCTGAAGCAGGCCGGTAAGCCGGAAATTAAAATTTTGGCGCTCCCGACGGCCAACGACGCCGTTCTTGCAACCGAACAGGGCCGTGCCGACGCATTCCTCCACTCTTCTCCGGGAGCCGCATATCTGCAAGAGGAGAAACCGGGCGTATTTGAAATCGCGGGCTCCTTCGGCGCGGATACGAAGATCGGAATTGCCGTTCGCAAGGGCGATACGGAAACGAAGACGGCGATCGAGACCGCGCTTAAGAAAGTCGTTGAGAACGGTACCTACAAGCAATTGATGGAGAAATACCATC